Proteins found in one Populus alba chromosome 14, ASM523922v2, whole genome shotgun sequence genomic segment:
- the LOC118044421 gene encoding tubby-like F-box protein 8: MSFRSIVRDMRDGFGSLSRRSFEVRLPGHLRGKSHGSACELQDQPVVIQNSRWAGLPPELLQDVIRRLEASESTWPSRKHVVACASVCRAWREMCKEIVRSPEFSGKITFPVSLKQPGSRDGTIQCFIKRDKSNLTYHLFLCLSPALLVENGKFLLSAKRTRRTTCTEYVISMDADNVSRSSSTYIGKLRSNFLGTKFIIYDTQPLYNNAQLAPPGRSRRFCSKKVSPKVPTGSYNIAQVAYELNVLGTRGPRRMHCTMHSIPALSLEPGGCVPGQPELLPRCLEDSFRSISFSKSIDNSTEFSSSRFSDIVGPREEDEEGKERPLVLRNKAPRWHEQLQCWCLNFRGRVTVASVKNFQLIAATQPAAGAPTPSQPAQSDHDKIILQFGKVGKDMFTMDYRYPLSAFQAFAICLSSFDTKLACE; this comes from the exons ATGTCATTCCGAAGTATAGTTCGTGACATGAGGGATGGGTTTGGGAGTTTGTCAAGGCGGAGTTTTGAGGTGAGGCTGCCAGGTCATCTCAGAGGGAAATCTCATGGCTCAGCTTGTGAGTTGCAAGACCAGCCTGTGGTCATCCAGAATAGTCGTTGGGCTGGTCTTCCTCCTGAGTTACTACAGGATGTGATCAGGAGGTTGGAGGCTAGCGAGAGCACATGGCCATCTCGTAAGCATGTTGTTGCTTGTGCTTCCGTGTGCAGGGCTTGGAGGGAAATGTGTAAAGAAATTGTTAGAAGTCCAGAGTTCAGTGGGAAGATCACTTTCCCAGTATCCCTAAAGCAG CCAGGGTCCAGGGATGGAACTATCCAGTGCTTCATAAAGAGGGACAAATCAAACTTAACTTACCATCTTTTCCTTTGCCTTAGCCCTG CTTTGCTTGTTGAAAATGGGAAATTTCTTCTGTCTGCAAAACGCACACGGAGAACTACATGCACGGAGTATGTTATCTCCATGGATGCAGATAATGTATCAAGATCAAGTAGCACATATATTGGAAAACTGAG gTCAAATTTTTTGGGTACAAAGTTCATAATTTATGACACACAGCCTCTATACAACAATGCTCAGCTTGCACCACCTGGTCGAAGCCGCAGGTTCTGCTCAAAGAAAGTTTCCCCAAAGGTCCCTACAGGCAGCTATAACATTGCTCAGGTTGCATATGAGCTGAATGTGCTTGGCACCAGGGGTCCACGGAGGATGCACTGCACCATGCACTCAATCCCTGCGTTGTCCCTTGAGCCAGGTGGTTGTGTCCCAGGCCAGCCTGAGCTCCTCCCACGCTGCCTTGAAGACTCTTTTAGGAGCATTTCCTTTTCTAAATCAATTGACAATTCAACTGAGTTTAGCAGTTCACGTTTTTCTGACATTGTTGGTCCtcgagaagaagatgaagagggAAAGGAGAGACCACTTGTTCTCCGAAACAAGGCACCAAGATGGCACGAACAGTTGCAGTGTTGGTGCCTGAATTTCCGTGGGAGAGTGACAGTTGCCTCAGTCAAGAATTTCCAGCTTATTGCCGCAACACAACCTGCTGCTGGTGCACCAACACCATCACAGCCTGCTCAGTCTGATCATGACAAGATCATTCTTCAATTTGGTAAGGTTGGCAAGGATATGTTCACCATGGATTACCGGTATCCTTTGTCTGCTTTTCAGGCTTTTGCAATCTGCTTGAGCAGCTTTGACACTAAATTGGcttgtgaataa